Below is a genomic region from Halobacterium sp. CBA1132.
TCCCGGAGGCCGTGACGGACTTCCACATCCACCTCTCGGGCTGCACCGCGTCGTGTGCGCAGCCCCAGATTGCTGACATCAGCCTCCGCGGGATGAAGACCCGCAAGGACGGCGAACCCGTGGAAGCCCTCGACGTCGGCCTCGGCGGCGGGCTCGGCGAGAACCCCCACTTCGCGGAGTGGGTGGAGATGCGCGTGCCCGCCGACGAGGTGCCGGGGTACATCCAGAACCTCCTCGCCACGTACGAGGACGAGCAGCAGGGTGGGGAGACGTTCCGCGAGTTCATCCAGCGCCAAGACGAGGACGCGCTCCAGGAACTCGCGGACCCCGAGGAGACGGACTACCACGACCCGTACATGCACAACACGAAGATGACGTGGTACCCGTACGCCGACGAGGACGACATGGACGCCAGCCCCGCGCCGACGGACGGCGACGGCGAACCCATCTCCGCGGACGACTGACCGCTCGGTCTCCGGTCTCTTCTGTTGTCGCTGTCGAAACACCCACCAGCGCGGAACGCGTCCCCGTTCGCATGGCCGACCGTATCATCAAGGTCAACGCGTACACGACGTTCAACCTTCTCGACGGCGAGGCCGAGGGTCACGGCTGGACCGAGGAGGCGCTCGCAGTGCTCAACGTCACGACCCACGACGGCGACGTGCTCCTCGAACTCGAACTCGACAACACGGACACCGAGCGCGTGCCGGCGCACGCCGAGCGCGCGACCCTCTCCCCGGCGGACGCCCGCGAACTCGCGGACGAACTCGAGTCCTACGCCGACCGCGCGGAGAGCGACGAGTAACTACACCGTAATCGTCGGGCCGCGGTCCGGCGCGCTCGCGTCGAAGCCGTCCGCGCGAAGTTCGTCGGCGAACCACTCGCAGCGGTCGCCGTGGTTGACGAGCACCTCGCTGCCGCGGTAGTCGTCGAGGAACTCGCGCAGACCCTCGCGGTCGGCGTGTGCGGAGAAGTCGTAGCTGTTGACGCGCGCGGCGACGCGGAGGTGCCGGCCGTCGATTTCCGCGCTCCCCGTGTCGAGGAGTTCGCGGCCGGGCGTCCCCTCGACCTGGTACCCCGTGAGCGCGAGCTCGTGCTGGGGGTTGCCCGAGATTTCGGGGACGTACGTCATCGCGGGGCCGCCCGAGAGCATCCCAGCGGTGGTGACGATGGCGGTCGGTTTGTCCGCGATGCGCTTGCGCTGGCCGTTCCGCGTCGTCTTGTCGAGGAAGCGAGCGTGGCCGCGGGCGGCTTGGAACGCGTCCGCGTCCCGGAGGAACTCGCTGGTCTGCGTGAACCGCTCGGTGACGGCGACGCCCATTCCGTCGACGTAACACGGGATGTCGTGGGCGGCGCACACCATGAACAGTTCCTGCGTGCGCCCGACCGCGAACGCGGGGACGACGGCGGTGCCGCCGCCGCGAATCGTCTCGGCGACGGACGCGGCGAACGCGTCCTCGATGCTCGCGCGGTCCTCGCGGGAGACGTCTGCGTACGTGGACTCGGTAATCACGACGTCGGCGTCGGGCCGGGCGGTCGTGCCGGCGAGAAGGCGCTGGTCTTCGGTGTTGAAGTCGGCCGTGTACAGCAGTTTGGTGTCGCCGTCATCGACGAGCACGTGCGCACTGCCGGGGATGTGGCCGGCGTCGAAGAGCGTGACTTCGTAGCCCGCGGCTTCGAACGTCTCCCGGTAGCCGTGCGTCTCCGAGACTTCGCCGAGCGCGGCGACTTCCGCGCGCGTGAACGGGCAGTCGTATCGGCCGCCGCGCTCGCCGCCGCCCTGTAGCTTGAGCGTGTCCTGTGCGAGCAAGCGCGTGAGGTCCCGCGTGGGCGGCGTCCAGTGGATCGGCGGGCGCCGGGTTCCGGCGACGAGCGCGGGGACAGCGCCCGCGTGGTCGAGGTGGCCGTGGCTGACGACGACCGCGTCCGGGTCGACGTCTTCGGGGTAGCCCGGGGGCGTCCCGGGTTTCATACCGTAGTCGACCAGCAGCGAGTCGTCGACGAGAATCGCGCTCCGCCCGACCTCGCGGGCACCGCCGAGAAACCGCAAGTCCATACGCGTCGTAGGGACGCACCGCGTTTGGCTCCGTCGGTCGGCGGTGCCTCGGGGACTACCGACCTCCACTGGGAGGTTCGCAGCGCAACCTCCCTAATCCCCGATTCGAATATGTTCGCCCACGTTCCCGGGGTCTGGTACCGTGCTCGCCGGTTTACGTGTCCGTATGCCCGACCGGTGAAGTGAGGCAAACATGGACGACCACTACTCGCGAAGACG
It encodes:
- a CDS encoding DUF6360 family protein codes for the protein MADRIIKVNAYTTFNLLDGEAEGHGWTEEALAVLNVTTHDGDVLLELELDNTDTERVPAHAERATLSPADARELADELESYADRAESDE
- a CDS encoding MBL fold metallo-hydrolase, which gives rise to MDLRFLGGAREVGRSAILVDDSLLVDYGMKPGTPPGYPEDVDPDAVVVSHGHLDHAGAVPALVAGTRRPPIHWTPPTRDLTRLLAQDTLKLQGGGERGGRYDCPFTRAEVAALGEVSETHGYRETFEAAGYEVTLFDAGHIPGSAHVLVDDGDTKLLYTADFNTEDQRLLAGTTARPDADVVITESTYADVSREDRASIEDAFAASVAETIRGGGTAVVPAFAVGRTQELFMVCAAHDIPCYVDGMGVAVTERFTQTSEFLRDADAFQAARGHARFLDKTTRNGQRKRIADKPTAIVTTAGMLSGGPAMTYVPEISGNPQHELALTGYQVEGTPGRELLDTGSAEIDGRHLRVAARVNSYDFSAHADREGLREFLDDYRGSEVLVNHGDRCEWFADELRADGFDASAPDRGPTITV